From the genome of Verrucomicrobiia bacterium:
CCAGTCCCGCCAGCGGTAGAAGTTTCGCGCCGGGCCAGTAAAACGCCACGTACAGGATCACCAGATACAGGAAAAGAGGCTGGGCCCCCAGCACCTGGATGAGAGGCGCCACCGTAAGGTCCAGGCACAGCAGCACGAGAAGCAGGACCATCAGCCGGCTTGAGAAGACACGATACACAGGACCTCCTCGATTTTGGTAAATGCCGCGAACGGCTGCACGGTTGCGGACAAATGCAGGCCGTCTTTGCTCTTCTCGATGGCGGTAATCTTTCCGATGCGAAGTCCCTTGGGGAAAAGGCCGGTAGCCCCGGAAGTCAGCACGGTTTCTTCGACCGCGGCTTGGGAATCCAGGCTCAAATAATCCAGGGTCAGCGTCTGAGAACCGTTGCCCGAAGCCAGGCCCTGGCTGCGGCTGTCGGCTGCGAGCGCGCTCACCCGCGCCTCCGGATCCACCAGAAGAATGACTTGCGCCGTGGAACGGCCGGCTTCGAGGATGCGTCCCACCAGGCCCTCGGAAACGATGACCGGCATGTCTTTGCGCAGCCCCTGCTTACTTCCCTTGTCCAGGATGATCGTCTTTTTCCAGGGAGAAAGGTCCCACCCGATCACGCGCGCGGCAATGGTCTTGCCCTTGAACTGGTCGCGGAACTCCAGCAGCTTGCGCAGCCTTTCGTTTTCACGCTCCACCTCTTTGTACTGCTCGAGATGCGACTCGAGCTGGGCGATCTGCGCCCTGTCCTGCTCGAGCTCTTCGATCGTCTTCCAGAAAAGAAAGAAGTAGTTAAAAAAGCCGGAGACATTGTTGGAAACGGAGCTTCCCACGGAAAGAAAGGGGCGCAGGAGGCTTTGGGAGGTCATTTGGACGTCTTGCGTCAGGCCGGGGATGCGGCTGAAGAGGATCAGCGGCAAAAAAGAAAACGCGAGAAAATAATACCGTCTTTTAATCTGCATGAACTGCTGGGCCCGGGTGTTCTAAAGGTGATGAAGCAACTAGGGACACATTATCGCTCACGCCGCGATTACTGTCCACCCGGAGACGGCAGGAAGCTAGGGGTTAATATTCCTTGGTCTGATTATTGTTTACGGCCAGGCGCTTGAGCAGATGGAACTCGTTCAAGTAACGCCCGGTTCCCAGCGCGATGGCGGTCAGCGGATCGTCGGCAATGTGGACCGGGAGGCCAGTTTCCTCGCTGATCAGCTTGTCCAGGCCGCGCAGGAGAGCGCCGCCTCCGGCAAGGATCAGCCCGCGGTCGATCAGGTCGGCGGAAAGTTCCGGCGGCGTCCGTTCAAGGGCAATACGGATGGCCTCGAGAATGGACGACAGCGGCTCGGAAAGCGCCTCGCGGATTTCTTCGCTGGTAATGGTCACGGTTTTGGGAAGGCCCGCCAGGATGTCGCGGCCTTTGACGTCGAGCGTCGTTTCTTCTTCCAGAGGGTAAGCGGACCCGATGCGGATCTTGATTTCTTCGGCCGTGCGCTCGCCGATCATCAGGTTGTAAGTCTTCTTGAGATGGCTCATGATGGCTTCATCGAATTCGTCGCCGCCGATGCGGATCGACTTCGAGAAGACGATGCCTGAGAGCGAGATCACTGCGATTTCCGTGGTGCCGCCGCCGATGTCCACGATCATGTTGCCCGCCGGCTCCTGAATCGGAAGCCCGACGCCGATCGCCGCCGCGATAGGTTCTTCGACGAGATAAACGGGATTGCGCGCGCCCGCGCGTTCGGCCGAATCTTTCACGGCGCGCTTTTCAACTTCCGTGATGCCGCTCGGAACCGCGATGACGACGCGGGGGCTCACGAGATTGCTGGGACGATGCACTTTGCGGATGAAGTAGCGAAGCATGGCTTCGGTGATGTCGAAGTCCGCGATAACGCCGTCCTTCATGGGACGGATCGCGACGATGTTGCCCGGCGTGCGGCCCAGCATGCGCTTGGCCTCTTCGCCGACGGCGAGAACGGTATGCGTGGTTTTATCGATTGCGACGACAGAAGGTTCGCAGAGAACGACGCCCTGGCCTTTCACGTAAACCAGGGTATTTGCGGTACCGAGGTCGATTCCAATGTCACTAGAAAAAAATCCGAGAGCGCGATCCAGCAATACCATAGGTGGCCAGGTCCTTTGTGAGGGAAATTTTCGTTTCCCAAATTATCGAAGCAGATGATGCATCCCTTGAGACGTTTTTGACACAAGACATCATTGCTTGTTACGTGAGGCTGTGTAACGGGATGAATCTTCGTACTGCATCCGGGAACGAAGTGCGGCCAGTATAACGAAAGCCCCCCGGGGTGTCAAACAAAATAAGGCCTTCCGGCTGTTCGGAAAGGCTTACAATACTTACACTAAGCTCCCGTTTTGAGCCGCTGAAAATCGCTGAAAAAACCCGGGTAGGACGTGGCCACACTGGACGTGTCGTCCACCTCCAACGCCCCTTTCATGCCCAGGGAAGCGATGCACATGCTCATGACCGTGCGGTGGTCCCCGAAGCTTCTAACCTTCGCCGGCTTCAGGCTTTCGACGCCTTTGATCACGCAGCCGTCCGGCAGTTCCTGAACTTGGGCGCCCAGCAGGTTCAGGTTTTCGGTCATGGACACAATCCGGTCGGTTTCTTTGACCCGCAGCTCTTCGGCGCCGGAGACCAGGCTTTCCCCTTCGGCCAGCGCCATGGCGGTCATGAGGATGGGCAGTTCGTCGATCAGGCTGGGGATTTCCGGCTTGGAAATGCGCGTTCCTTTGAGCTTTTTTCCCCGAATGTGGAGGATGCCAAGGGGTTCCGGCTCTTGATGGGTTTGCCGGATTTCCAGGTCCGCGCCCATGCGTTTCAGCACGTCCAGAAGGCCCGTGCGCGTGGGATTCAGGCAAACGCCTTCCACGGTTAATTCGGAACCCGGAGTCATGGCCGCGCCGGTAATGAAAAAAGCCGCGGACGAAATGTCGCCCGGGACCTGGCCTTCCAGAGGCTTCAGCGTGTCGGTCTTTTCCACCTCCATCCATTCCCCGGACTTGGAGAAGCGCGCGCCCATGGAAACGAGAAAGCGTTCGGTGTGATCGCGCGATGCCACAGCTTCATGGATGCGCGTCTTGCCGTCGGCGTAAAGCCCCGCGAGAAGCAGGGCGGATTTGACCTGCGCGCTGCCCAGATGATTGTCGTACTCGATGCCTTTCAAAGCGCCGCCGCGGATCGTGAGCGGCGCGTAATTGCCGTTGTCCTTGCCTTTGATCTGGGCGCCCATTTTTTTGAGGGGTTCGGTCACGCGTTTCATCGGGCGTGACGAAAGCGACGGATCGCCACTGAGCACGGCCTCAAAGCGCTGGCCCGACAGAACGCCCATAATGAGGCGCATGGACGTGCCGGAATTGCCGAGATAAAGTTCGGAGGCCGGGGCTTTCAAGCCGCGAAGGCCCGCGCCCTGGACTTCCACCGTCCCCTTGCGCTCGTCCACCTTGACGCCGACGCCCATGGCCTGAAAAGCATGAGCCGTATGCAGGCAGTCTTCGGCCTGAAGAAAATGCGTGAAAAAGCTGCGGCCGGACGCAAGCGCGCCGAGCATGACGCAGCGGTGCGAAACGGATTTATCGCCCGGCGGCGTGTAAATTCCCTTGAAGCAGGACGGTTGAGCTTGCAGCGTGAGTGGAGAAGGCATGGCGGAAATGGCGCTCAGGTGCGCCGGACCCAGACGCGGAGATTCTTCAGGTCTTCGAACATTTTTTCCTGGTTTTCCAGGATCTTTTTCTGGCCGTCTTCGAGGTCTTTGAGGCGTTTCTCGATGTCGCCCAGCCTTTCGGTCGCCGTTTTTTCTTCCGCAAAGGCGGGAAGAACGGGCAGCGCGAGAAATGCGAGAACCGCGAGAAGCAGCGCGGTTATTTTAAAATCACGAGCGGACAACGGCGTCCCCTTCCTGGATCTGCGCCTTGGCGCGCTCTTCCACGATGGTCGCGGCGGAAAAATTATCGTAGAGCTTCTCGACCTCGACCGTGGCCACGTCCTTGCCTTTTTGCTGGACGGCCATGCGCTCGCCGAGCTTTACACTATCCCTTATCCCGATATTCAGGACCACGAAATTAAAATTGCGGTTGACCGTCATCACCTGCGGGCCGGCTTTGGCTTTGGGCTCTTCGGCCGGAGCCGTAGCGGCAGGCGCGGCAGCGGGCGCGGAAGACGGCGCCACGTTTTCCATGTCGCTCGTCAGCGCGTCGAGGCCGGCGGCAAAAGAGCTCGAGGCGGATTCCGGGGATTCGGCGCCATTGGCCGCTGCAGGCGATGCCGCCGCTTCCGCGGGCGCGGCCGGAGCCGGAGCGCTCAAAGCTTCGAGCTTGCGCGCCACTTCTCCGTTCTTGTCTTCCAGTTCCAGCAATTTTTTTTCGACGTTGGAAAAATCAATGCGGGCCCGTTCCAGCTCGCTTTTCACGCCTTGGGTTTCCTGCGAGGCGGTGTTCATCTGGTATTTGACGCGCTCGAATTCGTCCTGAAAAGCCTGGTCGCGGGACTTCAAGGC
Proteins encoded in this window:
- the mreC gene encoding rod shape-determining protein MreC, whose product is MQIKRRYYFLAFSFLPLILFSRIPGLTQDVQMTSQSLLRPFLSVGSSVSNNVSGFFNYFFLFWKTIEELEQDRAQIAQLESHLEQYKEVERENERLRKLLEFRDQFKGKTIAARVIGWDLSPWKKTIILDKGSKQGLRKDMPVIVSEGLVGRILEAGRSTAQVILLVDPEARVSALAADSRSQGLASGNGSQTLTLDYLSLDSQAAVEETVLTSGATGLFPKGLRIGKITAIEKSKDGLHLSATVQPFAAFTKIEEVLCIVSSQAG
- a CDS encoding rod shape-determining protein, which encodes MVLLDRALGFFSSDIGIDLGTANTLVYVKGQGVVLCEPSVVAIDKTTHTVLAVGEEAKRMLGRTPGNIVAIRPMKDGVIADFDITEAMLRYFIRKVHRPSNLVSPRVVIAVPSGITEVEKRAVKDSAERAGARNPVYLVEEPIAAAIGVGLPIQEPAGNMIVDIGGGTTEIAVISLSGIVFSKSIRIGGDEFDEAIMSHLKKTYNLMIGERTAEEIKIRIGSAYPLEEETTLDVKGRDILAGLPKTVTITSEEIREALSEPLSSILEAIRIALERTPPELSADLIDRGLILAGGGALLRGLDKLISEETGLPVHIADDPLTAIALGTGRYLNEFHLLKRLAVNNNQTKEY
- the aroA gene encoding 3-phosphoshikimate 1-carboxyvinyltransferase, yielding MPSPLTLQAQPSCFKGIYTPPGDKSVSHRCVMLGALASGRSFFTHFLQAEDCLHTAHAFQAMGVGVKVDERKGTVEVQGAGLRGLKAPASELYLGNSGTSMRLIMGVLSGQRFEAVLSGDPSLSSRPMKRVTEPLKKMGAQIKGKDNGNYAPLTIRGGALKGIEYDNHLGSAQVKSALLLAGLYADGKTRIHEAVASRDHTERFLVSMGARFSKSGEWMEVEKTDTLKPLEGQVPGDISSAAFFITGAAMTPGSELTVEGVCLNPTRTGLLDVLKRMGADLEIRQTHQEPEPLGILHIRGKKLKGTRISKPEIPSLIDELPILMTAMALAEGESLVSGAEELRVKETDRIVSMTENLNLLGAQVQELPDGCVIKGVESLKPAKVRSFGDHRTVMSMCIASLGMKGALEVDDTSSVATSYPGFFSDFQRLKTGA